Proteins encoded in a region of the Planococcus shixiaomingii genome:
- the xylF gene encoding D-xylose ABC transporter substrate-binding protein, whose protein sequence is MGRLFIHSRLLLVLLALVFGVSGCLPGTSGKSAVQQKVSPEPSVVKNVNAAEEKIKIGFSMDTLLEERWLKDRDLFKKEVEALGAEIEILAANGDDALQIAQAETLIGEGIDLLVVVPHNAEATAAIVHKAHKAGIKVIAYDRLIKNADVDLYVSFDNEKVGELQAKAITKLVPKGNYVYMGGADTDNNAHLLKKGVFNILQPYIERGDITVTYDQWTEDWSPAKAEANMAAALEANSNQIDAVIAANDATATGITKALEAKGLAGKIPVAGQDAELAGVRRIVEGTQTMTVYKPIKSLTKEAAELVVKLAKGGSVEAKHKINNGKTEVPAVLLSPIAVTKENIDDTIIKDGFHSKEDVYGLEED, encoded by the coding sequence ATGGGACGATTATTCATCCACTCCAGACTTTTACTAGTCCTGCTGGCTTTGGTTTTTGGCGTCTCGGGCTGCTTGCCAGGCACCAGCGGCAAGAGTGCAGTTCAGCAAAAAGTATCGCCTGAGCCGTCGGTGGTGAAAAATGTTAATGCAGCTGAAGAAAAGATAAAAATAGGTTTTTCCATGGATACTTTGCTTGAGGAGCGCTGGTTAAAGGACCGGGATTTGTTCAAAAAAGAAGTAGAAGCGTTGGGGGCAGAAATCGAAATTTTAGCAGCGAATGGCGACGACGCGTTGCAAATTGCCCAAGCGGAAACGTTGATCGGTGAAGGCATCGACCTTCTTGTAGTTGTTCCGCATAACGCGGAAGCGACTGCGGCGATTGTCCATAAAGCCCACAAGGCAGGCATTAAAGTAATTGCCTATGACCGGCTGATCAAAAATGCCGATGTTGACTTGTATGTGTCATTCGACAATGAAAAAGTCGGCGAACTGCAAGCCAAAGCAATAACAAAGCTGGTTCCGAAAGGGAACTATGTCTATATGGGCGGTGCTGATACGGACAACAATGCCCATCTGTTGAAAAAAGGGGTTTTCAATATATTGCAGCCTTATATAGAGCGAGGGGATATAACAGTCACTTACGATCAGTGGACAGAAGATTGGTCGCCAGCGAAAGCAGAAGCCAATATGGCAGCAGCGCTTGAAGCGAACAGCAATCAGATTGATGCAGTTATCGCGGCAAATGACGCCACCGCCACAGGCATCACTAAAGCTCTTGAAGCAAAAGGGTTGGCAGGCAAAATACCGGTTGCAGGGCAAGATGCGGAATTGGCAGGTGTACGGCGAATTGTTGAAGGAACCCAAACCATGACTGTCTACAAGCCGATCAAATCGTTGACCAAGGAAGCGGCTGAACTTGTAGTGAAGTTAGCGAAAGGCGGCAGTGTAGAGGCCAAACATAAAATAAACAACGGAAAAACCGAAGTGCCGGCTGTCTTATTGTCCCCGATTGCGGTGACCAAAGAAAATATTGACGACACTATTATTAAGGATGGCTTCCATTCCAAAGAAGATGTTTACGGATTAGAAGAAGACTGA
- a CDS encoding EAL domain-containing protein, whose product MDPLDIIENLHKVRPAFQPIISAVKHNVIGYEVLGRYQCDDGNWISLGDFFHDIDVPDEYKIEVDQHLLQLAISKMLEEANECLLFINRNAKQLLINSGEDFLQTLKTFEKKGFPMNRIVLEITEHDFAEDFEVLEHLLIYYKTYGIQIAVDHIGAKSSNIDRIRQLKPHILKIDTGIIRQHNQEVFQDIIFSLSVLARRIGAKLSYENIEDNHQLYFAWKHGGHYYQGFYLAKPDFDFLATDALPVNVGAKVKEFVQREKSRLERRLAFTRTCEEKVKKLLNQWHGVETADAFIEAAKDAFDEESFRLYICDSNGQQISSNFRKRLQFWEVEEDQRGSHWAFRPYFLENTMHMKTWHKGILSDTYSDIETGEMVRTFSYPLSDHYFLFIDISYAFLFENDYLFFE is encoded by the coding sequence ATGGATCCATTAGACATTATAGAAAACTTACATAAAGTCCGCCCAGCTTTCCAGCCCATCATAAGTGCGGTCAAGCACAACGTTATTGGCTATGAAGTGCTTGGCCGTTATCAATGTGATGATGGCAACTGGATCAGTTTGGGCGATTTTTTTCATGATATTGATGTTCCGGATGAATATAAAATTGAAGTCGACCAGCATCTACTGCAACTGGCAATCAGCAAAATGCTGGAAGAAGCAAATGAATGTTTGTTATTCATCAACCGCAACGCCAAACAGCTGCTGATCAATAGCGGTGAAGACTTTTTACAGACTTTGAAAACATTCGAGAAAAAGGGCTTTCCCATGAATCGCATCGTGTTGGAAATTACTGAACACGATTTTGCCGAAGACTTTGAAGTGCTCGAGCATTTATTAATTTATTATAAAACCTATGGAATTCAAATTGCGGTCGACCATATCGGGGCAAAAAGTTCAAATATCGATCGCATCCGTCAGCTAAAGCCTCATATTTTAAAAATTGATACCGGTATTATCCGACAGCACAATCAGGAAGTGTTCCAGGACATCATTTTTTCCTTATCCGTATTGGCTCGCCGGATTGGCGCAAAGCTTTCTTATGAAAATATCGAAGACAATCACCAGCTGTATTTCGCTTGGAAGCATGGCGGCCATTATTACCAAGGTTTCTACTTGGCAAAACCGGACTTCGATTTTTTGGCGACTGATGCTTTGCCGGTGAATGTCGGTGCCAAAGTGAAGGAGTTTGTTCAACGGGAAAAATCGCGCCTTGAGCGGCGTCTGGCCTTTACGCGGACTTGCGAGGAAAAGGTAAAAAAATTGCTGAATCAGTGGCACGGCGTGGAAACAGCAGATGCTTTCATCGAAGCGGCGAAAGATGCTTTTGATGAAGAAAGTTTCCGGCTTTATATTTGCGACAGCAACGGCCAGCAAATCTCCTCGAATTTCAGGAAACGGCTGCAGTTCTGGGAAGTTGAGGAAGATCAACGGGGTTCTCACTGGGCTTTCCGCCCTTATTTCCTGGAGAACACGATGCACATGAAAACTTGGCATAAAGGCATCTTATCGGACACGTATTCGGATATCGAGACCGGCGAAATGGTCCGCACGTTCAGCTATCCATTATCCGACCACTATTTTTTGTTCATCGATATCAGCTATGCCTTTCTTTTTGAAAATGACTATTTGTTTTTTGAATAA